The DNA sequence CATTCTAGACGCAATATCTGTTAGGACTTCCTATATAAATACCCAGTTttgtttcgtttttcttttttttttttttgggttttgtggGTTTGGGACGGGGGGAAGGAGCCCAGGTCACGATGCTATAGGTGATCAGGGTCAGATCACTTTGGGTCTAAGGTAAGTACCCTTaccttgcaatttttgcaaGAAGCTGTTTCCAAGACTAAACCCACATGGCGACAACTTTACCGTTGCACCAAGGGCTGCCCTTCAAAACCCAGTTTTGTATGATAAAGAAAACTATGTTCGTACAACTGAGTGGGCACAATGTGGATGTCATAAGTGACATAAGACTAAAAAAGATCCGGTCAAGGGCATCAGTAATTCACATTAATGACCCGATCCCAAGGCATAAAGGAAGCAATGGACACACCAAAAATATCATTAACATAACGTGGTGGATTAAACTTGATAAGGTGCTTTGATGCAGGAGCAACTATAACAATAGGGCCAACCAACAGCATGGAACCAAAAGATAATTGCCAGTCATATTGATGAGGGCTCAGTTTGCAAGCTATTCATAGACTTAGCAGATACATGACATCAATTCTACAATGATCGGTTATTCTAATTTTGTAGATCAAGCAGGCATGACCTAAGGAGATCCTGCTAGAAAGTCTGATAACAAAAAATCCATCCTCCAGAATTTATGTACAATGACAGCCCACTGTCTATGGGAGTCAAACAAGCCCAAACACTTCTTCACCATAGCTCATCCCATGCATGGCAAACCTTCAATAATGCTTCAAGGGATGTTTAGCATACACTCGCATTTGCAATCTAATACAAATCATGGGAGAATGTCCAGTGCAGAACACTAGCATTTATCTTCAAATAAATGAATCAATTATATCAATGATTAAAGGAAacgaaacagaaagaaaaatatgaagtaCACAAACCTCCAAAGCCCCGTCACTCCAGTGCTGGTCTGCAGCAGTTTTTAGTTTAGACTGTGCTTTGTTTTTCAAGATctaaaccagaaaaaagaaaatacaagtgAGGAAGAATGTTATCGAATAAGATGGAGGCAGAAGCTACCAAGCATCCTATGTCTATTGTTAAAGACAGAGACATAATAACTTGCACATACAGTTGCAATATGACTAAGCCGTTCAGCTTTCTTCTTCACTTTACGGTCAATTTTCTCAGTATCCTCTCTCGCCCGAGCTGCCAGCAGAAGATCAAGATAAGCATCatgattttttcccctttagTTTCAACcaaaatatttggaaaaaagcACGCACACGAGCAAATAAGTGGCCACGATTGTGCAACAGGAGTTGGTTAATAGATACTGGACCACTAGCTTTGAACACTTTAACTGTACATTCGACAACTAATAAGGCAGAGAGATCTTCACATTAGAAATTTTAATCTGTTGGGAAAACTCCTCTGTATTTTGAAGGTGACAAAACATTAAGTGTGAACAAGTATGTGTCTTTGAGTGTGCACGCGAACTCTGCATACATAAGCTCATATGCAGATGACGCTAACAACAGGACGTCTGTGCTGGTGGAGAGCTTCCTTACTCTGCAAATGGAGAACAAGATACTGAGCGGAAAGTGTCAAGAGTCAGAAAGACCTTTAGATTTATGTGAACAAGTGAGGGATGTGTATTTGTAGAGGTGCTTGGATGGATCAATTAGAAGGAGAAGAACTTGGATAACATTGAGGACATCAACATGCTTGGAATAAACTAAATACAAAAGGTAAACAGATTAGGATTGGGTGAAATCGCAAAGTCTAGATGAACCATGTTGTGGAGGAAGTTCACAGTGCGGACAAAGTGGATGATACTCCACATACATTAAAACCAAGACCCAGCTCTAAATCAATTTGAACTcacataaaaattcaaattggtgcTTTGGAGCCAATTTCAGACCTTCAAATCCATGGAAAGAACATTCTCGAAAAGTCAAAGCAGGGCTTGCTAATTTTGGGAAAACAGAGGAAGCGTTGGACCGGATGCAGAGACAGTTTTATCTTTTTCAGTGAAGTCCACCGACTGGCTGCAGAAAGATGTTCTAAGATATGGACAATCAAGCAACAGCTACTTTGACCTATTTGAATTCTCCAAAGAGTTGAGAAAGCTTGGAGGACTATATATACGAGTATAAGGGAAAGTTGAAAATGGTCGAGGGGATCAAAAAGCTTTGACACTTGTTCTTATCTCCCGTGCTCATTCTTTGAGAAAAACCTTGTGCAATTTGAGTGCATTTTCTGAGAGATTTTAGTGTGATTATTGTAACAGAGTGCTTTCAGCGTTGAGTGAAGGTTGTGTACTTGTAGATTAAGCTACGGTGCCTCGGTGTTCAGGGAACTTCATCTACAATCGCTGTCAAAGGCCTCAAGGGTTTTACAAGGTTTTTCTGATAGAAGATATGTGCTCTGCATAAGATTCTTGTATAGAGcctcagttctaattttttagcAAAGTACTTGTAGAGTAGATTTTAAGCCTTGTTATTGGGCTATTAGAGATGGGAGAGTATAGCAGGCCAAGTAGAAagaccgaaccactataaattacTTTGCCAtgtcttttatcttttactCTCTTTACATATCTGTTGATAGAAAATATTCGCTCTGCATAAGATACTTAGTATGTAAACACTGCTTCATCCTTCACACGCTGTTTTgcacaaaaaagttctaaaaatcCTACAACAATGAATTTACCCCTTTTAGTTGTTAAGTTCAGTCAACTTCATAATGTAAATGTGAATAGGAATAAATATCACTCTACTGTTTTCTTATGCTTTAACTCACATCTTTTCTTAGGAAGGATAGGATGTATTAGTAAAGCACCGGTTGACAAAGGAAGCATGAGATGCCCAGGCCACCAAATTTCACTTTATTTTATCAAGCAAAAATCTGTCGACATCGGCAGTATAGTTGATAATTCAGATAAAGTGCTTAACCCTCCTCCACTTGTTAAGTTCAATCAACTTCATCATGTAAATGTGAATCGGAATAAATATCACTCTACTGTTTTCTTATGATTTAATTCACATCTTTTCTTAGGAAGGATAGGATAATATTAGCAAAGCACTGGTCGACCAAGGAAACATGAGGTGGCTCTGATGCCCTGGCCACCAaatttccctttattttatcAAGCAAAAATCTGTCCACATTGGCAGTATAGTTGATGATTCAGATAAAGCACTTAACCCTCCTCCTCCAACCCACTCCAAAGAAACCTTACAGCTAAAAGTTCGCTTTTGACTCACAGGTTTTGGGGCAGCTCAAGTTCTCATTTTAGTAAACTTGTAGCTCACACCACATGAGGTCAGAATTTGGTGTAATAACTTACCATCGAGCTTAAGAAACTCTGAGCTAAGGATAGCAACATCTTGACGTGCACGAGCATCCAATCTCATTATGCCACTGATAAGGAGTGTAAATAATGAGCAGATAGCAACGCATTACTTATGGAAGGCACAGAGTTCTTAAGTAATGCAAGGGGGATTTGCTAATTATTTTTCCATGCTTTCTTAAAAGGATAGTATGTAGACACGAGACAGTCAACACTACCGGGAGAGCAAGACAATGTCACTGCGAGCCCTTTCATTGACGAACTTTGCATCATTCTGAACAAATCTGCAAGCTTCAGCTAAACCATGCCTTGATTGGGTAGTGCCATATGGTGCAATTAGCAGGTCATCTTTGTCTTCTCCAATTTGTGAACTGAAAATTACACACAGAGAAGAGCATTACTCACTCAAGAGTAAATAAACGACTGTGTAGACAAAACTTTAAATGGAAGTATCATGAAAGTATTATGGTATATCAGCAACTTGCAAATTGAGAAGGAAATTTCATACCACATGCTAATAATTGAGCATGGCAACTACtaggaagaaaaaatcaaaataaaaggaacaagatATTGCGTAGGACTAACTACAGCAATCTTCAGCGAAAAAAGCTGTCAAAGTTTTCCATATGCAGCAACCGCATCAGCTTAGCAAACATAGCATCATGACATTCTTTTTGCTTCTCTCAACGAGAAATAAAACTCAACAAAGTGATGAGCAATCTGGCGGACAATACGAACAGAATCGGGTGACTTGTCTTACCTAGTTATATTTGAAGAATCCCCAGACTGTCTAGCACATTCCGTTGCTTCGGTATCAGGTGTTCCCGTGGAAAAGCATAAGACTGACGATCCCCGAGTGCCACCACGAGTATGAAGAGGTTTCCCACACAGGTGACGCAGGATATCCTTTGTTGATTTCAGTTTCCCTGACAAGAGACGTCCTCTACGCAAATGCCTATGCTCAATTTGACTCGGGTGGACAGGACTAAGCTGGATCGAACTTTCGAAAGAGGGTGTTGTCCCACATGATCTACTGATGGTACTCCGATCAGTCAATGATGGACTTCGAGAAAGCTTGCTGGTTGTGAGCGCCATTAGAAAAGGAGCCGGGATTTGCCTGACACCCTGTTTAGCTCCAAGTTAGAATAAAATACATAAACGCTGTACAAGATCCGAGGAGAAACTTCCGCAACAGTCAAACGGATATAGGCTAAGACAACTATCGGAGGCTTGATCTAAGCATCGGCAAGAACAAAAAGCGCATTAATTTGATACGCATAGACTGGGACTAGCAGGCAAACTAAGCTCACATAATACGGGTATGGACAAACAATAATGGGCCTCTTACCAATCGCCAAACCAGACCGAACTACCGATGAAAACGACCGGTATCCATCATAAATTATCAGCCTTgcgggaaaagaagaagaaggagaaggaagggACGAATTCCTGCAGCCTagtcaaatttttgaaagagaGACCAGCTTCTCGGACTGAACCAAGTTCAGCCGCTACAGTGTGCAAAGAcggcacatttgcatcacaacCCTTTGCTCAGGAACAGGCAGTCGAAGAACAACTGCGTACTTACACGAGGGTACTGCCGCAATTCTGCAAAGCAGGCGAAACGAGTGGGGTGATCGTAATCTCCCCTTTGCGAGGAAACGCCAGCTTCGCGCAAGCACAGAGTGctcgagagagaaagagagagagagaagagagagagagaagtaggcCAAGGGAGGGAAAGCGAGTGGGGAAGACGAATCTGGAGCCACACGTTCAACATGTGGCCCCCGGGGAGACGCCCCCTAGCGCTTCGCGGCATGGGAAGGAGACAACAAGGACGGACTACGTTGTCGCTattgggagggagggaggggctCGGTATGCACGGTGATGAAGTGGAGCGAGTTCGGATAATCTTCCACGGTGGGACTTCGGCTGGACCAGGAACTGTGGATTAGATTGAATGCCACGtccaaaaaattgagatttatgTACTTTTCTCATCAGATGTGAAGGGCAAAGGACGGGAATTTTCTCTGTTCTTTAGCCTTTGAATTGAGATGTTAGGACAGAGACCAAGAGTTTTGAGTCTTGAGCCCATGCGCTGGCGAAAgccaacaagaaaaaggaacaaagatttcgtgttttttttCCTCCGCCATTCATATTAATTTTTCGAATTAAATCCGTGGCCGATGCTCGAGATCATGACCCATCAATCATATCGCTTTCCTCCATGTAAGGATGGGTACAAATACAACCTTTAAAGCGGTATCGGGATACGTAGAACACTAACTGGCTTATTAACAGGGGTGTGCAACCAAACCGAGCAAAACCAAAAATCAGGAATTGGACCGGACTGCCCGAAAAACGAGTCCAATTCCCTGTTCCATATTTTTGAAACCGGATTGAACAGGTCCGATTTCCggttccaagtgaagacccacTCGAAACCGGACCGATTTTGGAACAGGTTCTTCGCTAGAGTAAAAACAACGTAATTTTTCTAACTTTGGTCTAACTATGCATCgcctcatttgtttcttctccattcttTATCTCTTATTTCTCTATTCTTTGGggcaatatttttatggatgaatggagtttaaaaaattattttcatatatAAGGAACTGAGTTTTATAATTTGTGTTTTATGTCACgcgtttgaactttttattgtttgcAATTATACGGGGTTAtgtgttttgaaattttcattttctatagTTGTACGTGACCACGTGTTTGGCTTATAGAGATTTATGTTGaccatcttttactttgagccgttttgttgctcatattacattgctataaaaaaaatcaaataaaaggaaaaaaaaataagttctcGAGCGGACCGTGAAATCGGACAaaaaatagggtaggttccaggtccGTAACCTACTCATCCTGAAATCGATCTCCCCATTCACTATATGTCTCAATTTCTAATATGCAAGATTCACTTTTGTTACATTTGGACTTTCGACCTCACGGCTGTAAGCCTTAATTTGCCTCAAGAGACCCGGCCTCCGTGCAAACTTTTCGCGACATCTTAAGCtaacataatttgagattttcgatGATGTTTATCCTTACATAAATTATAGTTTTCAAGGCTTTTGGATCGATGAACTAGATCTATTGTATCAAGTTTGTAGCCTAATCATCTTTGCATAGACTCTCCCAAACACTCACCAGCGTGTTTGTGATAGTTGACTTGTGACTAGTTCAAAGTTTGAAAACCTCAAATTGTCAAGACATAAATTCTGCCTTTAAtatcatttaatatttttaaatgaagatgaaaatattctCAATTTGAAAGTCATAAGTTGGCCCTCGAACACTTTCTTCATTATCATGAGACCTACATCTTCATGTTTGCATAATAGACAAAGTGCTTTAATACCGTACCGGATGCTATGGGTgtaaaaatcattattttcgcGAATTGCAATCGTGCAGCCGGAAATAACGAGGACATAAACAGGGAGAGGTTAGATTCACAAATACGATAGAGCCTGATTCACATGATAACACTCGAATATCACGAGGAACTAACCAATCAAGCGCTGCACCAGAAGCAGGCTCAACACCTTAAGCCTCATATGATACAATGCTTGTTATGCCAAATCAGTGAACTCTGGCTAAAAGAGTCACCGATGAACTACAAGTCCATCGCCTTGACAATACATCAAAAAGTAAGAGAGAAGCATTGCCGATTCTACCAATTAACTCCACCAGCAAAAAGCACGACAAATCAGTGCATGTCGATCGATGTAGTTTTGCAAAGCCTACTAGGGTAAGGGATGTACACATGCGAAATCACCAGCAATGGCATAAAGTGCTGGGAGATATGTTTAACCCATAACTTTCGGACGCCATCCTGCTACAACATCCTCCTTGAGCGCCCGTGTTTTGACGAATGAATCTCTTGAGAAGACACTCTGGGTGCCAAAAACAGAGCAGTATTAGAATAAGGCAGGAGTATAAAAGGGAAATATAAGCTGATCAGCCACCTAATAAATTTTACCAAAAGAGAACCCCAATTATAAGTCCGATGAATACGAGAAAATATCATTGTAATGGGAAAAACTTCAAGAAATTTCAAGGAATCATTGCTGCCATCAAAACTTGTCCAGACAAAGCAGCACATATAGGATTAAGGGAAAATTGATTAGGCAGCAGGCATAGGCGAAAGAGTACAATAATAGGAATATCATAAGAATCTTCATTTGAGGACATTATTGGATATTGAGCACTAGCTTTTCACAATGAATCAATTTGTCAGAGTCAAGTAGCTGTCATACTAGCGGAAGACCGATTTTGGTTACCAGCATGTAAGACTTCACATAAGGTAGAGAGTCCGGCACCGACCAATTCTTATAATGACCCAAAGCAATCTCCATGTGGTATAGCTTCGGCCCTAAGGACAAGTCTGCTGCAGAGATCTCCTTCCCATTGATAAAAGGGCCCTAGAGGATCAGAAGAAATTGAATTAACATTGACAAGTTGGCGGGAATTAGGAAACAGAATTATGTGAATGCCCTGCAGCTCAATAGCAACAAGCTGTGAAAGACATTCAACGCTATGTAGTGACAGTAGAGTGTCGCTATGCTGTTCAATCTCTAATTTAACTTGTCCCTGTTCATCGTTTATCATGGCATTCATCGGAAGCTAAACTGCCACTACAACTAGTTCATGCACTGTCATTTCAAAAAGTAATACTCTGTTACTTCAAAGACTGTACTTTCAAAACTTGTACTTATGCAGCACTTTTCTA is a window from the Rhodamnia argentea isolate NSW1041297 chromosome 8, ASM2092103v1, whole genome shotgun sequence genome containing:
- the LOC115745334 gene encoding senescence-associated protein AAF, chlorolplastic, translating into MPRSARGRLPGGHMLNVWLQIRLPHSLSLPWPTSLSLFSLSLSLSSTLCLREAGVSSQRGDYDHPTRFACFAELRQYPRIPAPFLMALTTSKLSRSPSLTDRSTISRSCGTTPSFESSIQLSPVHPSQIEHRHLRRGRLLSGKLKSTKDILRHLCGKPLHTRGGTRGSSVLCFSTGTPDTEATECARQSGDSSNITSSQIGEDKDDLLIAPYGTTQSRHGLAEACRFVQNDAKFVNERARSDIVLLSRGIMRLDARARQDVAILSSEFLKLDARAREDTEKIDRKVKKKAERLSHIATILKNKAQSKLKTAADQHWSDGALEADLRLADFRAKQRALEDSLMALEFIKNIHDRMVSKMYKFPLPSENDSISSNDVMGRIMLEKNGKTLDSFPGEVSADRISAIQGAYWSMASALSEADGIDYTDPEELELLVTTLIDLDAMDGKSSASLLAECSSSPDVRTRRALANALATAPSMWTLGNAGMGALQRLAQDSNPSIAAAASKAMYELKKQWEIEEGDNWRFTMDKDQKVDDADT